GTAACGCTCCCCAGATTGCATCATTTGGCTCCATTGGCATAGATTCAACaagcttatgtgcttcatccaagtgTCCAGCACGACTTAGTAGATCAACCATGCATCCATAATGCTCAATCTTAGGTTCAATTCCCCAAATTCTAACCATGTTTTTGAATATACATCGGCCTTGTTCAACAAACCCAGAATGACtacaagcatacaacacaactaacATAGTTATAGCATCAGGTTTTGTACTATTATCTGTTGCTTTTTCCATCCATTGGAAGACACTTAAAGCATCTTCACCACGACCTTGTTTTGCAAAACCTGAAATCATGGTGGTCCATGATACAGTGCTTCTCAATGGCATACGTTTAAACAACTCATATGCATCATCAATAACACCACAACCAGCATACATGTTCAATAATGCATTATTTAAACGAACCGTTTGTTCTTTGTCCTTCATATGCCAACTCCTATCAATATACGAATGGATCCACCTCCCCATCTTCAAATCACCAATCTCCGCACAAGCAGACAAACCAGCAATCAAAGTCACATGATCCAATTCCATACGATCTTCTAACATTTCATGTAACAAAGACAAAGCTTCCTTACAGTCACCAATCTGTACATACCCTGAAACCAACGTCGTCCAAGAAACAATATTCCTCtctggcatttcatcaaacactttacGTGCCCCAATAATATCACGACACTTGACATAAGCAGCAAGTAGTGTATTCCACGTCACTATATTTCTCAcacgcatttcatcaaacactttatGTGCATCCTTTCCTGCCACCGCATAAAGATTTACTAAACTTGTCTGCACATACAGATTCGAACCAAACCCACTAACTAAGACCCTGCCATGAAACTTCTCCCCGAATCGCAACAACTTCCCACGAGCACACGCGCTGATCACATACGAGTAACTGTACTCGTCCGCCATTGTTCCTGATTGTAGCATTTCATCGAACAGATGGACCGCAACACTAGGCGTATCGGTTCCAGCATATCCTCTGATAATTTGATTC
This window of the Rutidosis leptorrhynchoides isolate AG116_Rl617_1_P2 chromosome 7, CSIRO_AGI_Rlap_v1, whole genome shotgun sequence genome carries:
- the LOC139858499 gene encoding pentatricopeptide repeat-containing protein At5g66520-like: MLIQESFPAITPKHPTSLRFLQQFIFNIFEKANTFTKTTQIHTQIIINDFTQRNFIIVKLLQSYVSSGHLHQAHQAFNQINNPSTTSWNQIIRGYAGTDTPSVAVHLFDEMLQSGTMADEYSYSYVISACARGKLLRFGEKFHGRVLVSGFGSNLYVQTSLVNLYAVAGKDAHKVFDEMRVRNIVTWNTLLAAYVKCRDIIGARKVFDEMPERNIVSWTTLVSGYVQIGDCKEALSLLHEMLEDRMELDHVTLIAGLSACAEIGDLKMGRWIHSYIDRSWHMKDKEQTVRLNNALLNMYAGCGVIDDAYELFKRMPLRSTVSWTTMISGFAKQGRGEDALSVFQWMEKATDNSTKPDAITMLVVLYACSHSGFVEQGRCIFKNMVRIWGIEPKIEHYGCMVDLLSRAGHLDEAHKLVESMPMEPNDAIWGALLGGCRIHKNVNLASQIAQKLAKLSLDDDKAAAYLVLMSNVYAGAKRWKDVANVREKMVRLALKKAPGRSWIQIGGSVHEFLAGDRNHKQASLIYEMLLLVTTEAGLSGYKPDVYEVVQHYVGP